A window from Exiguobacterium marinum DSM 16307 encodes these proteins:
- the fabF gene encoding beta-ketoacyl-ACP synthase II — protein sequence MKRVVVTGLGVVSPLGNDVSTMWDRLLKGDNAIDTLTKIDISQYPAKVGAEVKEWSIEHLVEPKEARKMDSFIQYSLLAADAAHKDSGLDVKAMADDVGTWIGSGIGGVETIDKQSAILHERGPRRVSPFFIPMMIPNMASGQVSIYLGAKGPSNCSVTACASGTNSIGEAFRVIQRGDAIAMFAGGAEAPITPLSFAGFCSNKALSTNPDPSTACRPFDENRDGFVMGEGAGVLVLEEYEHALARGAKMYAEVVGYGMSSDAYHITAPSPEAEGGSKAMSEAIRDAGIKPEEVQYINAHGTSTPLNDMLETKAIRRVFGEHADKLAVNSSKSMIGHLLGGAGGVEAVITALSIHEGKIHPTINCESPAADCDLDYVREGNRELEIQYALSNSLGFGGHNATLAFAKVTN from the coding sequence ATGAAACGAGTAGTAGTAACAGGGTTAGGAGTCGTATCACCGTTAGGAAACGATGTGTCGACAATGTGGGATCGCCTTTTAAAAGGGGACAATGCGATTGATACTTTGACGAAGATTGACATCAGTCAGTATCCGGCGAAGGTTGGGGCAGAAGTGAAAGAATGGAGCATTGAACACTTAGTTGAACCGAAAGAAGCACGTAAGATGGACTCTTTCATTCAATATTCACTTTTAGCAGCAGATGCTGCGCATAAAGACAGTGGGCTCGATGTGAAAGCGATGGCGGATGATGTCGGTACTTGGATTGGGAGCGGAATCGGTGGCGTCGAAACGATTGATAAACAATCTGCCATCCTACACGAACGTGGACCACGTCGTGTCAGTCCATTCTTCATTCCAATGATGATTCCGAATATGGCTAGCGGACAAGTGTCTATTTATCTTGGCGCAAAAGGACCGAGTAACTGTTCCGTGACAGCTTGTGCATCAGGGACGAACTCTATCGGGGAAGCGTTCCGCGTTATTCAACGTGGAGATGCGATTGCGATGTTCGCTGGTGGGGCGGAAGCACCGATCACACCACTCTCGTTCGCAGGGTTCTGTTCCAACAAAGCATTGTCAACGAATCCGGATCCAAGTACGGCGTGCCGTCCGTTTGACGAGAATCGTGACGGGTTTGTTATGGGAGAAGGAGCAGGTGTGCTCGTCTTAGAAGAATATGAGCATGCATTAGCACGAGGTGCGAAAATGTATGCAGAAGTCGTCGGATACGGCATGAGTTCAGATGCTTATCACATCACAGCACCGTCACCAGAGGCAGAAGGTGGCTCGAAGGCGATGAGTGAAGCGATTCGTGATGCCGGGATTAAACCGGAAGAAGTTCAATACATCAACGCGCATGGAACGAGCACGCCGCTCAACGATATGCTCGAAACAAAAGCGATTCGTCGTGTGTTCGGAGAACATGCCGACAAGCTCGCAGTGAACTCCTCGAAATCGATGATTGGACACCTCCTTGGTGGTGCAGGTGGCGTCGAGGCCGTCATCACAGCGCTTTCGATTCATGAAGGTAAAATTCATCCGACGATTAACTGCGAATCACCTGCAGCGGATTGTGATTTAGACTATGTACGAGAAGGAAATCGGGAACTTGAAATCCAGTATGCACTTAGTAACTCACTCGGCTTCGGGGGCCACAATGCGACACTCGCATTTGCGAAAGTGACGAACTGA
- a CDS encoding beta-ketoacyl-ACP synthase III, with the protein MNIGIIGIGSFLPDNRVTNIDLEKRMDTSDEWIRTRTGIEARHLAETGTSVADMATRAAERALQSAGVTIDEIEAIVCATATAPSFPATACLVQANLGAKRAVAFDVSAACSGFIFAMDTAKSLMDSKGFKKTLVIGAEKMGSLIDWDDRSTAVLFGDGAGAIVLGEDEVASIDSFVLGSDGTGGKYLYENEEGKIVMNGREVFKFAVRKMPEIVLEALNKADKSLNDLDVLVPHQANRRIIDAAMERLNLEEEKVVMTIQDHANTSAASIPLALAEAVKSGKIQDGQTVVIAGFGAGLTWGASCLTWNQATITEGNHL; encoded by the coding sequence ATGAATATTGGAATCATCGGCATCGGATCGTTCTTACCGGACAATCGGGTGACAAATATCGATTTAGAAAAGCGAATGGATACGAGCGATGAATGGATTCGTACGCGTACAGGCATCGAGGCACGACATTTAGCAGAAACAGGGACGTCGGTTGCAGATATGGCAACACGTGCCGCAGAGCGTGCTCTACAGAGCGCAGGAGTCACGATTGATGAGATTGAGGCAATCGTTTGTGCGACGGCTACAGCACCATCTTTCCCGGCAACAGCATGCCTCGTGCAGGCGAATCTCGGTGCAAAGCGGGCTGTGGCGTTTGACGTGAGTGCAGCATGTAGCGGATTCATCTTTGCGATGGACACTGCGAAGAGCTTGATGGATTCAAAAGGGTTTAAAAAGACGCTCGTTATCGGGGCAGAAAAGATGGGAAGTCTGATTGATTGGGATGATCGGTCGACGGCTGTCCTCTTCGGGGACGGGGCAGGTGCCATCGTACTTGGAGAAGATGAGGTCGCTTCGATTGACTCATTCGTACTCGGGAGTGACGGTACTGGTGGTAAATACCTATATGAAAATGAAGAGGGTAAAATCGTCATGAATGGTCGTGAAGTCTTCAAGTTTGCGGTACGTAAAATGCCGGAAATCGTACTTGAAGCCCTTAATAAAGCGGATAAATCTCTGAATGACCTCGATGTTCTCGTACCGCATCAGGCGAACCGCAGAATCATCGATGCTGCGATGGAACGGTTGAATTTAGAAGAAGAGAAAGTCGTCATGACCATTCAGGACCATGCAAACACATCGGCAGCATCCATTCCGCTCGCTTTAGCCGAAGCGGTCAAATCAGGTAAAATCCAAGATGGACAAACGGTCGTCATCGCAGGGTTCGGTGCCGGTCTCACATGGGGTGCTAGCTGTTTGACATGGAATCAGGCAACAATTACGGAGGGGAATCATCTATGA
- the mtnN gene encoding 5'-methylthioadenosine/S-adenosylhomocysteine nucleosidase, with amino-acid sequence MKVGIIGAMEEEVNLLRNELTERKDTEIANYHFYEGYLGNMQVVILKSGIGKVNAAIGTTLLIDKFKPDVVINTGSAGGFKKGMKVGDVVVSTEVRHHDVDVTAFGYEYGQVPGMPPAYEADAKLVSVCKDVIESLPDVNVHQGLIVTGDSFINDSKRVADILGHFDEVAAVEMEAAPIAQTCYQFGVPFVVTRSISDSADEEANLSFDEFLETASINSAKMVMAVTKRLEQA; translated from the coding sequence ATGAAAGTAGGCATCATCGGCGCGATGGAAGAAGAAGTGAATTTGCTTCGGAATGAGTTGACGGAACGGAAAGATACGGAAATCGCAAACTATCATTTTTATGAAGGCTATCTTGGAAACATGCAAGTCGTCATCTTGAAGTCGGGCATCGGCAAAGTCAATGCGGCAATCGGGACGACACTCTTGATTGATAAGTTCAAGCCGGACGTTGTCATCAATACAGGCTCTGCCGGCGGCTTTAAAAAAGGAATGAAGGTCGGCGACGTCGTCGTCTCGACGGAAGTCCGTCACCACGATGTCGACGTGACTGCTTTCGGGTATGAATACGGGCAAGTTCCAGGGATGCCGCCGGCGTATGAGGCAGATGCCAAACTCGTCAGTGTCTGTAAAGATGTGATTGAAAGCTTGCCTGATGTGAATGTCCACCAAGGGTTGATCGTCACAGGAGATTCATTCATCAATGACTCGAAACGTGTAGCAGACATTCTTGGACATTTCGACGAGGTCGCTGCTGTCGAGATGGAAGCTGCACCAATTGCACAAACATGTTATCAGTTCGGCGTACCGTTCGTCGTGACACGTTCCATCTCGGATAGTGCGGATGAAGAGGCGAACTTGTCATTCGATGAATTTTTAGAAACGGCTTCGATTAATTCTGCGAAGATGGTCATGGCTGTTACGAAGCGACTAGAACAGGCATAA